The nucleotide window AGGCCTGGTAACAGCCGATAAAAAAGACTCGACCGGCATTTGCTTTATTGGCGAGCGCAAATTTAAAGACTTTTTACAGCAATACCTTCCTGCCAAACCGGGCCCTATTGAGTCCGTTGAAGGTGAAAGCTTAGGCCAACACGAAGGCCTGATGTATCATACTCTGGGTCAGCGCAAAGGTCTGCATATAGGTGGCATGGCCGATAATTCCGGCGAACCCTGGTATGTTGTCGACAAAGATGTCGAACGTAACGTTTTAATTGTAGCGCAGGGGAAAAACCATCCGCGTCTATACTCTCAAGGCCTTATTGCCGGACAACTGCATTGGGTTAATCGAAACGCCCCATCGGAGGCCTTCGATTGCACGGTGAAAACGCGCTACCGCCAGCAGGATATTCCCTGCCGGGTTACGCCGCTTAGTGATGGTGACTTTCAGGTTCAATTTAAAGAACCGGTTGCAGCGGTTACCCCAGGCCAGTCTGCGGTATTCTACAGTAATGATGTGTGTTTAGGCGGTGGCATAATAGAGCAGCGCATTACTGACTTTGAGGTCAAGCTATGAACGAATGGCAGCAACGGGTAATTGCCTTAGCTGGTATGTCGTTAAGTGCTATGGCTGTGCAGAAGCTGGCTCGCAGCGGAGAGCTTTACCCTGAATCTATCACTGATACGCTTGTACACAGCCTTCTTCAGCAGAACCCAAATAATATAGAAGATGTATACGGCGGGCTCGATAATATTCAGCCTGGCATTCAGGCGTTTATTCGTCAGGCAGGCAATAATAAAAGTAAAGACATTGAAGTTACCCGTTATCTGGTGGGGTTGATTCACCTTTCCAGACGCTTACTAAGGCAACCTGAAATACTTGATTCACTTGGCGAGCAAATTGCTCAGGTCAAACGCCAAAAAGAAGAATTTGAGTTTGAAAGTCAACGTGTACAGCAAAGCTTAGCCGGAATTTATCGCGAACTGATAAGTCCCCTGGGACAACCCATTCGCATTAATGGTAACCCGGAGTTTTTAAAACGCGACTCAAATCAACACCATATTAGAACCTTGTTGCTAGCTGGCATTCGCAGTGCCGTGCTTTGGCAGCAAGTAGGCGGCAAGCGTCGTCATTTCGTGTTTTCTAGAAAGAAAATGTTAGATACAGCGCAGCAATTGCTGCATGTCGCATAACAATTAACGATTTAATTAACCCTCGGAGAGCCAGTTTATGTTGCCCTTTTCCTCCTTGACGGCGGTGTCACCTGTTGATGGACGATACGCCTCAAAAGCAGAAATGCTACGCCCTATTTTCAGTGAGTACGGATTGATTAAATTTCGAGTGACTGTTGAGGTTCGTTGGTTACAATTATTAGCAGACGTTGACGGTATTAAAGAAGTACCTGCGCTGAGTAAAGAAGCAACACAGATACTGAACTCCATTGTTGAGAATTTCTCGGTCGACGACGCTGAACGCATAAAAGCTATCGAGAGTACCACCAACCACGACGTGAAAGCGGTCGAGTACTTTCTGAAAGAGAAAGTGGCAGATAACGAAGAGCTGAATAAAGTGTCCGAGTTCATCCACTTTGCCTGTACGTCCGAAGACATTAATAACCTTTCTCATGGCTTAATGCTGAACACGGCTCGTGATGAAGTATTACTGCCTATGATGCAGGAGCTGGTTGACCGGGTTAAAGAACTGGCGAAAGAACACAAAGCCGTTCCTATGATGGCCCGTACACATGGGCAACCAGCAACACCAACCACAATGGGCAAAGAGTTTGCAAACGTTGCCGTGCGTTTACAGCGTCAGCTGGCACAGCTTAAAGCTGTGGATGTTATGGGCAAAATAAATGGTGCCGTCGGTAACTACAACGCGCACCTGGCAGCCTACCCTAACGTTGACTGGCACCATATTTCAGAGCAATTTGTTACTTCATTAGGCTTGAGCTGGAACGCTTACACAACGCAAATTGAACCGCATGACTACATTGCCGAATACTTTGATGCATTAGCTCGTTTTAATACTGTACTCATTGATTTTGATCGTGACGTATGGGGCTATATAGCATTGAACCACTTTAAACAGCGTACTGTTGAAGGCGAAGTTGGCTCATCAACCATGCCTCATAAAGTAAACCCTATCGACTTTGAAAACTCCGAAGGTAACCTGGGTATTGCAAACGCTGTTATGCAGCATTTAGCTCAGAAACTGCCTATTTCACGCTGGCAGCGCGACCTGACTGACTCAACCGTTTTGCGTAATTTAGGCGTGGGTGTTGCCCATACTGTTATCGCATTCCAGGCAACCTTAAAAGGTTTAAGTAAACTGGAAGTTAACGAAGCCCGTTTAGCGGCTGAGCTGGATGAAAATTGGGAATTAATGGCGGAGCCGGTACAAACTGTTATGCGTCGCTACGGTGTTGAAAAACCATACGAGAAGCTAAAGACCTTAACTCGCGGTAAGCGTATTACCAGCGATGATCTGGCGAAATTTATTGACTCTTTAGACGTACCTAACGCGGCTAAAGACGAAATGAAAGCACTGACTCCGGCTAATTATATTGGCCGTGCTACTCAATTTGTTGATGATCTTGTATGAAATTAGCTTTTGATAAAGACGACTTCTTAGCAAATTACTGGCAGAAAAAGCCTTGTCTTATCCGACAGGGCTTTGCTGATTTTACCGACCCTGTCAGCCCTGAAATTCTGGCTGGACTAGCGATGGAAGAAGGCGCTGACTCGCGGGTTATTGAATCTCGGGCGGACACTGAGTCGGGTTGGTTAGTGACTCACGGTCCATTTGAGGACTACGAAAAGTTCGGAGAAACCGACTGGACTTTATTGGTGCAGTCAGTAAACGAGTGGCTACCGGACGTAGGTGAATTGATAACACCTTTCCGCTTTCTGCCCGACTGGCGCATTGATGACGTTATGGTCAGTTTTTCCTGTGAAAACGGCGGTGTTGGCCCTCATCTGGATCAGTACGATGTTTTTATTGTTCAGGGCGCAGGCTCCCGGCATTGGCGGGTTGGCGACCGACAAGCAATGCAGGAACATCAGCCTGCGGAAGATCTCTGTCAGATAAAAGGTGAATTCGAAGCGGTTATCGATGAGCATCTGACTGCCGGCGACGTTTTATATATTCCTGCTGGGTGTCCTCATGACGGAGTTTCGCTGGAGCCATCTTTAAACTACTCTGTTGGCTTTCGTGCTCCATCGAAAGCCGAGCTACTGTTGCAGTTAGGTGATATTGCGATGCAACAGGAGTTAATGCAGGAGCGTTATCAGGACCCAACTCTTAGCAGCAAAGACGTTTCATGGATTATTGAGGAAAAACAGCTAAGTGCATTAAAGCAGTTTCTAAAAGATGCTTTGGCAAGCGAAGGCACTGATGCATTACTAGCAAAAATCATTTCCCAGTCTAAACGCCCTCTTCCCGAACCAGAGTTGCCGACCACCGCTGAGCAAATTCCGACTCTGCTCGCGCAACAAAATGCGTTTATTGAAAAAGCTTCGGGTGCCCGTTTCTTAAAACTTAGCGATACGCAGTTTTACGGCAATGGTGAAGCTTTTCACGTTTCACAAGAAGCTTTAACTACAGCGGAATGGCTGGCGCAATTGCAAGGCTCTGAAACTCTTGAAGAACTAGCTAAGCTGGCGAAATCATCAGCCGAGTATGAGCTCATTGCCGAAGCCATTAATCAGGGAATCATCTACTTATACATTGACGAATCTTAAGTGATTCTGTGTAAACAAGAGTTGATAAACGCCTGTTTAAATACCTAAATTTATTCACTCAACAAAGTAGCGCGGACCTTTTCTAAATGGTAATGTTCGCGCAATTTTTGAAGCAATAAGGAATTGAATTTCATGTCTTTATACGAGCATCCCGAATTTGATCACCATGAGCAAGTGGTGTTTTGTCATGATCAGGAATCAGGCTTAAAAGCCATTATTGCCATCCACGATACAACTCTAGGCCCGAGCCTTGGCGGTACTCGTTTATGGAATTATGCTTCTTCAGCAGAAGCGCTAACAGACGTACTGAGATTGTCTCGTGGTATGACTTATAAAAGCGCAATGGCCGGGCTGCCGTTAGGTGGTGGTAAAGCGGTTATTATCGGTGATGCCAAGAAAATCAAAAGCGAAGAACTCTTCCGTGCTTATGGCCGCTTTATCGAATCTTTAGGCGGTCGTTACATTACCGCTGAAGACGTCAATATTCGCACTGAAGACATCGGTATGGTCGCAAAAGAGACCAGCCACGTTGCCGGTACAGCAGAAAAAGCTGGCGACCCTTCACCGCACACAGCATTGGGTACTTACCTTGGTCTAAAAGCGGCAGCAAAACACAAATTAGGTAACGAAGATCTTAAAGGCGTTAAAATCGCCGTTCAGGGCCTGGGAGCTGTTGGCTACGATTTCGCTAAGCATTGTGCAGAAGAAGGCGCTGAACTAATTGTTACCGATATAAACGAAGAAGCCATCGAGCGCGCCGTTAAAGAACTGGGAGCAAAAGCTGTTGGTCTTGATGAAATCTACGACGTAGAAGCTGACGTATACGCGCCATGTGCTTTAGGTGCTACTATCAATGACGAAACGTTAAAGCAGCTGAAAGTTAAAGTTATTGCAGGAAGCGCGAATAACCAGTTAGCCAACCCTAAACATGATCAAGCAGTAAAAGACATGGGCATCCTTTACGCACCTGATTATGTAATTAATGCCGGTGGTGTTATTCATGTGTGCTCTGAAGCCGCTAATATGAGCCTGGAAGAAACCGATAAACGTGTTCGTGGTATCTACGAAACCTTAGATCAGCTTTTTGCTCGCGCAAACGACGAAGACCGTCCTACGGGAGCTGTTGCAGACCAAATGGCTCGAGAAATCATCGCCAAAGGTAAACAGTAAAATAAAAGCCTGAATTAACTCAGGCTTTGTAATATTATCTCAAGCGGGTGTCTCACCCGCTTTTCTTCTAAACGCTTTATTTGTGAGCGACACGAAAATCCAGTAACCAGTACTCCGCTGCTCCCGTACTCCTGAACCGCTTGTTGCCAGCCCATCTGATAAAGTCCCCGGCTGTCTTCCTGGTTCTGTTTCTCATGACCGAATGTACCGGCCATACCGCAACAGCCCACATTAACAATATCCAGTTTTAGCCCCAGGTTTTGGAATAAGGCCTGCCATTGTTTGGCGGACTCAGGTACGAAGCTCTGCTCGGTGCAGTGCAATAGCAGGCCGTAACGACTGGTACTAAATGAACTCATATCATCAAAATTTAAAGTATTAAGCCATTCTACAACCGTCATTACGTTAACTTCGGGCAATTGCCCATCCCGCGCCTTGCGATACTCGTCCCGGAATATCAATGCCGTAGAGCTGTCGGGCCCAATTAAAGAAATACCAGCATCAGAAACTGGTTTTAACTGTTTAGTCACTTTATCGGCTGTTTTCTCAAAGTCACTGATGAAGCCTTTTACGTGCTGAGCTTTACCATGACCTATAAACGGCATTAAAACTGGCGTGTAACCTAACTTGCTAATAAGCAGCCCCAGTTTTACGACAAGATCAGCTTCGTAGAATGTTGTGAAAGGGTCCTGCGCAATAACCACCGCCTTTGACTTCTCTTCCTCAGTCAGGCTCATTACCTGCTCTGTCGTTAACTCTATAAGCCCGTTTTGGCGCCAGGCCGATCTTAAGTTGGGCGTTGAGAACAACGGCGTATCGACGTAGCCAATACCATATTTGAGTACAAACCGGCTTAACGGATTATTAATCAGTAAATTACTCAGCCTGGGAAACTTACTCGCTACAGGAGCAGTCTTTTCAATACCCTTGACCAGATAGTCTTTTAACGGACGAGCGTATTTACTGTAGTAATGATCATAAAAACGAGCGCGGAACGTCGGGACGTCGACACTGACCGGGCACTGGTTAGTACATGCCTTGCAAGCCAGACATTTGTCCATGGACTCTTTCACTTCGTGGCTAAAATCATTTTTTGTCGTAAAGCGGTTTAGTTGACGTTTCGCAAAGCCTACTGACTCCGGCTTTTCAGCCGCGTTATAGCCGGCGTTGTGCGTAAGTCGTAACCATTCACGTAAAAGCCCTGCCCGCCCTTTGGGTGAATAACGACGATCCCTCGTTACTTTATAAGAGGGGCACATAGCAGACTTAGGATCGTAATTAAAGCACAAGCCATTACCGTTACAATCCATCGCGTTTTTATAGCTGTCGCGTGTAGCTATCGGTATTTGGCGATCAAAGAATCCGCGCTTAACGGCATCGACAGAGATAAGCTCGGCATCAGTGTTAAGCGGTGTACAAATTTTCCCCGGGTTTAGCTGGTTAAAGGGGTCAAAGCTCGCCTTAATTTTTTGCAATTCGGTATAGAGATGCTCGCCAAAAAATGCCGGTACGTACTCCGAGCGATACCCTTTACCGTGTTCGCCCCACATGAGTCCACCGTACTTTTGTGTCAGT belongs to Idiomarina sp. PL1-037 and includes:
- the mnmA gene encoding tRNA 2-thiouridine(34) synthase MnmA, with amino-acid sequence MSNASKKVIVGMSGGVDSSVSAYLLMQQGYQVEGLFMKNWEEDDTDEYCAASDDLADAEKVCETLGIELHTINFAAEYWDNVFEYFLEEYKAGRTPNPDIMCNKEIKFKAFLEFAADALDADYIATGHYVRRQRHDGKWEMLRGLDSNKDQSYFLYTLSHEHIAQTLFPVGELEKPEVRRIAEEQGLVTADKKDSTGICFIGERKFKDFLQQYLPAKPGPIESVEGESLGQHEGLMYHTLGQRKGLHIGGMADNSGEPWYVVDKDVERNVLIVAQGKNHPRLYSQGLIAGQLHWVNRNAPSEAFDCTVKTRYRQQDIPCRVTPLSDGDFQVQFKEPVAAVTPGQSAVFYSNDVCLGGGIIEQRITDFEVKL
- the hflD gene encoding high frequency lysogenization protein HflD, which produces MNEWQQRVIALAGMSLSAMAVQKLARSGELYPESITDTLVHSLLQQNPNNIEDVYGGLDNIQPGIQAFIRQAGNNKSKDIEVTRYLVGLIHLSRRLLRQPEILDSLGEQIAQVKRQKEEFEFESQRVQQSLAGIYRELISPLGQPIRINGNPEFLKRDSNQHHIRTLLLAGIRSAVLWQQVGGKRRHFVFSRKKMLDTAQQLLHVA
- the purB gene encoding adenylosuccinate lyase, which translates into the protein MPFSSLTAVSPVDGRYASKAEMLRPIFSEYGLIKFRVTVEVRWLQLLADVDGIKEVPALSKEATQILNSIVENFSVDDAERIKAIESTTNHDVKAVEYFLKEKVADNEELNKVSEFIHFACTSEDINNLSHGLMLNTARDEVLLPMMQELVDRVKELAKEHKAVPMMARTHGQPATPTTMGKEFANVAVRLQRQLAQLKAVDVMGKINGAVGNYNAHLAAYPNVDWHHISEQFVTSLGLSWNAYTTQIEPHDYIAEYFDALARFNTVLIDFDRDVWGYIALNHFKQRTVEGEVGSSTMPHKVNPIDFENSEGNLGIANAVMQHLAQKLPISRWQRDLTDSTVLRNLGVGVAHTVIAFQATLKGLSKLEVNEARLAAELDENWELMAEPVQTVMRRYGVEKPYEKLKTLTRGKRITSDDLAKFIDSLDVPNAAKDEMKALTPANYIGRATQFVDDLV
- a CDS encoding cupin domain-containing protein, whose translation is MKLAFDKDDFLANYWQKKPCLIRQGFADFTDPVSPEILAGLAMEEGADSRVIESRADTESGWLVTHGPFEDYEKFGETDWTLLVQSVNEWLPDVGELITPFRFLPDWRIDDVMVSFSCENGGVGPHLDQYDVFIVQGAGSRHWRVGDRQAMQEHQPAEDLCQIKGEFEAVIDEHLTAGDVLYIPAGCPHDGVSLEPSLNYSVGFRAPSKAELLLQLGDIAMQQELMQERYQDPTLSSKDVSWIIEEKQLSALKQFLKDALASEGTDALLAKIISQSKRPLPEPELPTTAEQIPTLLAQQNAFIEKASGARFLKLSDTQFYGNGEAFHVSQEALTTAEWLAQLQGSETLEELAKLAKSSAEYELIAEAINQGIIYLYIDES
- a CDS encoding Glu/Leu/Phe/Val dehydrogenase dimerization domain-containing protein; translation: MSLYEHPEFDHHEQVVFCHDQESGLKAIIAIHDTTLGPSLGGTRLWNYASSAEALTDVLRLSRGMTYKSAMAGLPLGGGKAVIIGDAKKIKSEELFRAYGRFIESLGGRYITAEDVNIRTEDIGMVAKETSHVAGTAEKAGDPSPHTALGTYLGLKAAAKHKLGNEDLKGVKIAVQGLGAVGYDFAKHCAEEGAELIVTDINEEAIERAVKELGAKAVGLDEIYDVEADVYAPCALGATINDETLKQLKVKVIAGSANNQLANPKHDQAVKDMGILYAPDYVINAGGVIHVCSEAANMSLEETDKRVRGIYETLDQLFARANDEDRPTGAVADQMAREIIAKGKQ
- a CDS encoding FAD-binding and (Fe-S)-binding domain-containing protein is translated as MTVLPEIAAENALPNDYRHFIEQVRSSEFAGEIDVSYSGRLIAATDNSVYQNLPQAVLYPLNQTDLVLLMKLAGQENNSSVQFSPRGGGTGTNGQSLTSGIVVDLSRHMNKVLEVNSKEGWVRVQAGVVKDQLNDILRPHGYFFSPDLSTSNRATLGGMINTDASGQGSLVYGKTSDHILGLKTVLLDGSVLDSGPVSLEQAETIARQDNRIARVYKQVIGTCVGEAENIRDKFPPLNRFLTGYDLKHSYNAEQQKIDVSRIIAGSEGTLGFVSEARLNITPIPKHRVLVNVKYSNFQAALENSPFLVDAKATSVETVDSTVLNLARQDIIWKSVEPLLSDVEGQRMDGINMVEFTGLNQEEIDSKVSSLTQRLDKLIKSKDSKGVIGYQVCDDLPSIQLIYAMRKKSVGLLGATKGRRKPVAFAEDTAVPPEKLADFINEFRALLDANGLHYGMFGHADAGVLHVRPALDLCEPEDEVMLRQISDKVAELTQKYGGLMWGEHGKGYRSEYVPAFFGEHLYTELQKIKASFDPFNQLNPGKICTPLNTDAELISVDAVKRGFFDRQIPIATRDSYKNAMDCNGNGLCFNYDPKSAMCPSYKVTRDRRYSPKGRAGLLREWLRLTHNAGYNAAEKPESVGFAKRQLNRFTTKNDFSHEVKESMDKCLACKACTNQCPVSVDVPTFRARFYDHYYSKYARPLKDYLVKGIEKTAPVASKFPRLSNLLINNPLSRFVLKYGIGYVDTPLFSTPNLRSAWRQNGLIELTTEQVMSLTEEEKSKAVVIAQDPFTTFYEADLVVKLGLLISKLGYTPVLMPFIGHGKAQHVKGFISDFEKTADKVTKQLKPVSDAGISLIGPDSSTALIFRDEYRKARDGQLPEVNVMTVVEWLNTLNFDDMSSFSTSRYGLLLHCTEQSFVPESAKQWQALFQNLGLKLDIVNVGCCGMAGTFGHEKQNQEDSRGLYQMGWQQAVQEYGSSGVLVTGFSCRSQIKRLEEKRVRHPLEIILQSLS